The proteins below come from a single Larimichthys crocea isolate SSNF chromosome XIV, L_crocea_2.0, whole genome shotgun sequence genomic window:
- the ccnb1ip1 gene encoding E3 ubiquitin-protein ligase CCNB1IP1 — MSLCDDTLLCNFPKCRIKLNGFAWVTACSHVFCDQHGSGEFTRSPAICPACSSALSGKLDIVRTELSPSEDYKAMVLAGLRPDIVLDISSRALAFWSYQVHQEHMYQEYSLSQAEGQLKQMEKVLTQQNQSRELELTAMRGEISSLKKVMEDYKRKYSEMSERLMERNRQYQKLQGLYDSLRLRNMVVGVGERDTLPQAGHHNVNTGAAQPSTPQRSPQFLSVGHDGDSRFFSCLEADGAKTFFQFSSPARERGRPFIRKY; from the exons ATGTCTCTCTGCGATGACACACTCCTGTGCAACTTCCCAAAGTGTCGGATCAAGCTGAACGGCTTCGCCTGGGTCACCGCCTGCTCTCACGTTTTCTGCGATCAGCACGGGTCCGGCGAGTTCACCCGCTCTCCCGCCATCTGCCCGGCCTGCTCCTCTGCGCTGTCTGGGAAGCTGGACATCGTGAGGACGGAGCTGTCGCCCTCTGAGGACTACAAAGCCATGGTGCTGGCAGGTTTGCGCCCAGACATAGTTCTGGACATCAGTTCCCGTGCTTTGGCCTTCTGGAGCTATCAG GTCCATCAGGAGCACATGTATCAGGAGTACAGTCTGTCACAGGCTGAGGGACAGCTCAAGCAGATGGAGAAGGTGTTGACTCAGCAGAACCAGAGCAGAGAACTCGAGCTCACCGCCATGAGAGGGGAAATCAGCTCCCTGAAGAAA GTGATGGAGGATTATAAAAGGAAGTACAGCGAGATGTCGGAGAGGCTGATGGAGAGGAACAGGCAGTACCAAAAACTACAGGGGCTGTACGACTCTCTGAGGCTGCGCAACATGGTGGTGGGTGTCGGGGAGAGAGACACGCTGCCACAAGCGGGACATCACAACGTCAACACGG GGGCGGCTCAGCCGTCGACTCCCCAGAGGAGCCCTCAGTTCCTCTCCGTGGGCCACGACGGGGACAGCAGATTCTTCTCCTGCCTGGAGGCTGACGGAGCCAAGACCTTCTTCCAGTTCAGCTCGCCCGCCAGAGAGAGAGGCCGGCCTTTCATCAGGAAGTACTGA